The Candidatus Bathyarchaeota archaeon genome includes a region encoding these proteins:
- a CDS encoding P-II family nitrogen regulator, translating to MKEIKAFIRPNKVNDIVHHLKDAGFENMTISMAEGTGKFQDEEAFVSQKFSITDSEIAKLELVAKKEKVDAIVNIICEYGCTLNPGDGFIYVSDVEKVYRVKTGLENGMK from the coding sequence ATGAAAGAAATAAAAGCATTTATAAGGCCCAACAAAGTGAACGACATTGTTCACCATTTAAAAGATGCAGGGTTTGAGAACATGACCATTTCAATGGCTGAAGGAACAGGGAAATTTCAGGATGAAGAAGCTTTTGTATCGCAAAAGTTCTCAATAACCGATAGTGAAATAGCAAAGCTTGAACTTGTTGCAAAAAAAGAAAAAGTTGATGCTATTGTGAATATAATCTGCGAGTATGGCTGTACACTAAATCCGGGCGATGGGTTTATCTATGTTTCTGATGTTGAAAAAGTGTACAGGGTGAAAACGGGATTGGAAAACGGGATGAAATAA